The stretch of DNA TGGCTTACGCAATATCGTAATTCATTAGTAAGATGATTGATGAACTCATTCGTCGGTCAATTCGAGAAATGGTGGGCGGTGGCGGTCCACCTGTAGCATTTCTGGAGCCCCCTGGTGATAGAGGTTTATTTGGCCCGGAGTCTGTCGCGTGGAAGGTGCATGCGGATTTTATTTCCATGATGATCGGCGGTATTAGCTCGCTGGTACTGCAAGCCCTTCACCCAAAAGCACTCGCTGGCGTATGGGATCACTCCAGCTTCAGGCAAGACCTTAAAGGCAGGCTAGGAAGAACAGCATTCTTTATTGCCGCAACTACTTACGGTTCACATGAGATGGCGGATAAGGCTATCAATCGCGTTAATCAAATTCATCAAAAGGTCACTGGGTTCGATGAATTCAATCAACCCTATAGGGCGGATGATCCAGAACTACTCGCATGGGTTCACATGACGGAAACCCGGAGTTTTATGTGCTCATATGAGCCATACCGAAGTGAAACTTTAATTCCAAAGCAAAAAGATCAGTATTTCGCAGAAATGAAAATGCTCGGGGAGAGATTGGGGGCGATTGATCTACCCGACACCTATGCCGGTACAGAACAAGCTATCAGACAGTACATCCCCCAACTTCACTACGGGGAAAGGGCTAAAAGTATTATTGGAATGCTCGATCAGTTTCCTAGTTCGCTCAGCGCCAAACCTTTCGTAAATCTGATCAGTCGGGCAGGCTTTCTGAATTTACCTGATTGGGCATATCCTATTATTCAGCGGCCCCAACCAAGTCGGCTAGAGCGACTGGCCGTGCAATCTTCTATTCGACTGATGGCAATTCCTGTGAGGGAAGCACTAAAAGATGGTGTAGCTGCTCACTCGCTCCGCAGAGTTTACGGATCAACTAAATAAGAGGATCCTGAGATTCAGGTTTAGGATTTGAAGAATCAGAATCAGAAGGTTGGCTTTTTGCAGATATGAGGGGCGGCGCACTCATTTTCTCGCCATCCCAAACTTGACCACACCAGCATTCCCCTGCCTCATTAATAATGCAAACCCCTGAGCCGCAGCAACGTTTATCGGGCGCTTTCATAATCAACCTCTTAGTCCTGAACAATTCATAATGCAGTCTATTCTAGGGTTTTTATTGAAATAACGTGCAACCCTAGATTTATTAGCAAAAAATGCAAAGTCCCTTATTCGAACTCTCAGAATCATCCGACCCAATCTGCTTATTGGAGAGGGATGGTCGGGCTGAGTACTTCAGTCATTTTTACAAAACGCATGAATCTGATCATTTTTTTGAAAGCTTGCTGCATTCTCTTAACTGGCAAGCAGACCAAATCACGATGTTTGGTAAGTTAGTAACAACCGCGAGAAAAGTTGCTTGGGTAGGAGATCCCCAATGCCGTTATACCTACTCGGGCATCGAAAAAATTCCGCAGGACTGGACGGCGGAGTTACTTCAAATCAAGCATCAACTTGAATCAGAAACCGGCTATAGCTATAACTCTTGCCTACTCAATCTCTATCACAATGGCGATGAAGGCATGGGTTGGCACAGTGATAATGAAAAAGAGTTGGATAGCACAACCCCGATCGCATCAATCAGCTTGGGCGCTCGCCGTAAATTTGCATTTCGTCACAAGCAGGATAAAACGACTGTGTCAGTATTTCTTGATCACGGTAGCCTTCTCATCATGCATGCCCCTATTCAAGATCACTGGCATCACAGCCTTCTGAAAACTAAGACTGTGATGAGTCCACGAATCAATCTCACCTTTCGCAAAATACTTCCCAGAATATGAACGGCAGCAAAGCAATCCATCGGGTAGCGGTCATTGGCGCAGGAATTTCAGGCCTCGCTTGTGCGAGGGAGCTACAGTCACTCGGTATATCAGTAGACGTCTTTGAAAAGAGTCGTGGCCCTAGCGGGCGTATGAGTACGCGTCGCACGCAAGACTGGTCTGCTGATCATGGCGCCCAGTACTTTACTGCTAGAGATCCTCGTTTTATCGAAGAAGTGCAAAGTTGGCTTCAGGCCGGCACTGTAGCTGTTTGGGAACCGAAACTTAAGGTATACGAAGCCAAGACATGGCGTGATAGTCACTCACAAGATATTCGCTATGTCGGTACCCCTCATATGAATTCAACAGGCAAGTATCTTGCTGAAGGACTCTCCATTCAATATGAGACAACCATTTCCCAGTTAGAGCGTAGGGAGCATCAATGGCATTTGCAGTGCAGTGAAGCTAATGAAATTACAGCGCTATACGATTTTGTCGTATTGGCCATACCCGCACCTCAGGCAAGCACTCTACTTAAGGGTCTTGATAGTAGAGCCACTGATATCGCTGACGCGGCACAGATGAAGGCCTGCTGGACCATGATGGCGCACCTTCCGAATCAGCTCAATAGAGATTTTGATGCGGCATTTATTAATCAAGAAATTATTAGCTGGATTTGTCAAAGCGGATCAAAGCCAATGCGTCAGGGAAGCACGTGGACCATCCATGGAAGCCCTGACTGGAGTCAAGACCATGTTGAGTTAAGTAAAGAGGATGCTCAATACCAAATGGTGCAGTGCTTGACGTCACTAGGTTTTAATTGCGAGGACGCCGATATCAGCATGCACCGCTGGCGCTATGCCAGTGGGGGCCTAAAAAATGGAATTGGATATTTATTGCTACCTATTATTGGCCTAGGGCTTTGTGGAGACTGGCTCAATGGTGGCAGAGTCGAGGGTGCCTGGCTCAGCGGCTTTAATCTAGCTTTAGCACTCAAGCAGATATAAAACTAAACTATTTCCAGCGTGCCATTGCAGTATCGTCAGTCACGCGGGCATCCACCCATTTGCTACCTTGTGGTGTTTCTTCTTTTTTCCAAAATGGTGCGGCTGTCTTTAAGTAGTCCATGATGAACTCACATGCAGCAAATGCTTCACCTCGGTGAGCGCTAGTGACTACTACCAAAACAATTTGATCTTCAGGCAAAAGCGGTCCCACTCGATGGATGACTAGTGTCTTATAAAGATCCCAGCGACTTCTAGCTTGCATGATGATTTCTTCTAGAGATTTTTCTGTCATACCAGGGTAGTGCTCTAGAGTCATACCCTGAACTTGACTGCCATCATTCATATCTCGGACAGTGCCCAAGAAAGTCACCACTGCACCCACTCGGGGATCATCCTTACGCAGGGCCTTCACCTCGGTTGTTAGATCAAAGTCAGCTTCTTGAATGCGGATGAAATCATTCTGCATCTTAGCCGCCAGTAACCGGAGGAAAGAAAGCGACTTCGGCACCCTCCACCAAAGGCATCGAGTCACTCATCATCTCTTGATTTAATGCGCAACGAATCACTTTGCCACTTGCTAACACTTCAGCCCAAGGATTCCCCCGTTGAACAAGGTAGATTCTTAAGTCGGCAATAGTTTTTACTTCTGGTGGAGCATCAATACTCTCACCAGAGAGTCCGAGACCCTCTCTTAAGGAGGCAAAGAATCGTAGTTCGAGTTTCATATCAGAATCGTAATACGACTAGGAAAGAAGTGCACTAAATGGAATGTACTTCACCATATCGCCAGACTTGACTGCTTGGCCCGGCGGACAATCTACCAAGCCATCCCCCCAAGAGGCACTAGTCAGTACCCCAGAGCTTTGATTGGAGAACAGATCTAAACCACCCTGCGCATTGATCTTGACCCTCAGGAACTCGTTACGTCGATCAGCCTTAAGCCAATCAAAGTCAGCGCGCATGGGGTAAGACTGCGGTAAGCCTGCATCACGCCCCTGTAACTTGAGAATGAATGGGCGAACAAATAATAGGAAGGTCACAAAACTCGATACCGGATTACCAGGCAAACCGATAAACCACGTTTCGGCTGCAGTTTCAGCGTCGACCGCATTACTTTTTGAACTATCTAATTTGCGGACAGCACCAAAAGCTAAAGGCTTGCCAGGCTTAATAGCAATCTGCCAGAGATCGAGCCTGCCTTCAGCGCTCACTGCAGGCTTAATGTGATCTTCTTCGCCAACGGAGACGCCGCCAGATGTAATGATTAAGTCATGGTCTTTGCTAGCCTTACGAAGAGTTTCTTTCGTGGCCTCAAGACTATCAGGAACAATTCCGAAATCAGTGGCATCGCAACCTAAAGATTTGATGCACGCTAATAGTGTGTCGCGATTGGAGTTATAGATACCGCCTGGTTTAAGTGGTTCACCTGGCAGGGAAAGTTCGTCACCAGTGAAAAATGCAGCGACTCTCACCTTACGTTTTACATTTAAATGCGTTAAACCGGCAGAGGCAGCAACTCCAAGCTCTTGCGGCCGCAGAAAAGTGCCTGCAGTAAGAGCTGTTTTACCTGCCGTTAAATCTTCACCTCTGCGACGAATCCATTGACCTGATGTTGGTGCGATATTGACTTGGACTTGGTCGCTTGCCCCCTCTGGAGTCGAGCAGTCTTCTTGCATGACAACGGCATCAGCGCCAGGTGGCACAGGGGCACCAGTAAATATTCTGGCAGCAGTGCCAGGCTCGAGTTGAGTTCCCATGGATCCTGCTGGAATACGTTGCGCAATCGTGAGTGTTTGTCCTGGCGTGTGAGTATCCGCCGTTCGCACTGCATAACCATCCATTGAGGTGTTATCGAGTGGAGGTACATCTACAAGACTATTTACACTTTCTGCTAGCACACGACCTAAAGCAGATTGCATTGCAAGTATTTCAGTTTCGCTCACAGGCTTCGCGTGAGAGAGTAAGTGATCTAAAGCCTGCTGAGCAGTCAACATCGGAGGCTTAGTCATAGCAATTGATTTCTAAATTAGTTGGTGTGGGCGGTAATGAAGTTTTTAACTTGATTGACATCGGCATCGATATTTTCAACGCGCTGCGGCTTTGACTTGATGTCCTTGAATGCTGGCGGACATTCTGCTGGACGCCCCAAAGCTATTTCAATAGTTTCTTCAAACTTAATGGGTAAAGCAGTTTCTAAAACAATCATTGGAATACCTGCCTGCAGGTGTTCACGAGCAACCTTCACGCCATCCGCTGTGTGTGTATCAATCATCACACCATACTGCGCATCAACATTACGAATCGTTTCTAGACGATTTTCATGGGTGCTGCGGCCAGATTGAAATCCATACTGCGCAAGGTCTTTAAAGACAGCATCCTTGGAAATATCAAAGCCGCCTGCCTCGTCCACCTGCTTAAACATGCCGGCAGTTGCCTTGCCATCCTTACCCATGAAATCAAATACAAAGCGCTCAAAGTTGCTCGCCTTAGAAATATCCATAGAGGGGCTAGAGGTATGTAAAGTTTCAGCAGATTTACGTGCACGATAGACACCAGTACGGAAAAACTCATCGAGAACATCATTCTCATTGGTAGCGGCAATCAAATGCGCAATTGGCAAACCCATCATGCGGGCAATGTGACCAGCACAGATATTGCCAAAGTTACCTGAAGGCACAGTGAATGACACTTTTTCATCACTCGATTTTGTAGCCAATAAATAACCCTGAAAGTAATACACCACCTGAGCAACTACACGACCCCAGTTAATGGAGTTGACCGTACCAATTTGGTGATTTGCTTTAAAACTATGGTCGTTACTCACTGCTTTAACAATATCCTGGCAATCGTCAAATACACCAGAAACTGCTAGGTTAAAGATATTAGGGTCTTGCAGTGAATACATTTGGGCAGACTGAAATGAGCTCATCTTGCCGCGTGGTGAAAGCATAAATACTTTTACACCCTCTTTGCCACGCATTGCGTATTCAGCAGCACTTCCCGTATCCCCAGATGTCGCGCCCAAAATATTGAGCTTCTGACCATTTTTCTTTAGGGCGTATTCAAAGAGATTGCCGAGTAACTGCATCGCCATATCTTTAAATGCCAATGTAGGTCCGTTAGACAGGCTGAGCAAACCAATACGTGTACTCTGCTCTTCGCCCAACCAATGCAATGGCGTAATATCTTTAGCATTGTCTTCAGGGCGGCCATTACAGTAGACCTGCTCTGTATAGGTCTTACGCAATAGAGTACGCAGATCCACTTCAGGAATGTCATCGCAATAAAGACTTAATACTTCATAAGCAAGATCAGCATAGGGCATACCGCGCCAAGCATCTAACTGCGCTTTAGTGACTTGCGGATACTCTGTCGGCAGATATAAACCACCGTCTGGCGCTAATCCGCCCAGCAGAATTTCTAAAAAGGATTGTTGTGGGCTATTGCCTCGGGTTGATTGGTAACGCATGTATTTGTATCAGGACAGATTTTCTAAGCGGATCTTCACCACCTCACCGGCAACAGTTTTCAGATTCTGAATTTCCTGAATTGCTGCGAGCATATGCTTTTCTTTAGTCTCATGGGTGAGAGCAACTAAGTCGGTTTGACTTTCACCTTCGTCGGCCTCTTTTTGCAAGAGGGCATCAATGGAGATGCTATGAGCCGCCAAGATCTTGGTAATGTCAGCTAATACACCGGCTTGATCGGCTACGCGCAAGCGCAAGTAGTAACTAGTAGTAATTTCGCCCATGGGCAATACGGTGATATCACGCACTGCATCAGGCTGGAAGGCCAGATAAGGAACACGGCTCTCAGGACTTGCACCTAACAAACGAGTGATATCTACCAAGTCGGCAATCACAGCAGAAGCGGTCGGCTCTGAGCCTGCACCCTTACCGTAATAAAGCGTTGTGCCAACAGCATCACCAAATACCTGAACGGCATTCATGGCGCCCTCAACGTTTGCAATGAGACGCTTAGTTGGAATCAATGTTGGGTGTACGCGCAACTCAACACCAGTAGCTGTCTTCTTCGCAATACCGAGTAACTTGATGCGATAACCTAACTGCTCAGCGTATTTAATGTCGATGGCGTCTAACTTGGTAATACCCTCAACGTGTGCTTTCTCAAATTGCATAGGAATGCCAAATGCAATTGCACTCATGATGGTGGCCTTATGAGCAGCATCTACACCCTCGATATCAAATGTAGGATCTGCCTCTGCATAGCCCAAACGCTGAGCCTCTTTCAAGACGGTCGCAAAGTCTAAGCCTTTATCGCGCATCTCAGAAAGAATGAAATTGGTTGTGCCATTGATGATGCCGGCGATCCACTCAATGCGATTCGCAGTTAAACCTTCACGAAGTGCTTTGATGATTGGAATACCACCAGCAACAGCCGCTTCAAACGCAACCATCACGCCCTTTTCGTGGGCGGCTTTAAAAATCTCGTTACCGTGCACTGCGATCAAAGCCTTATTCGCCGTGACCACATGCTTACCAGCAGCAATGGCCTCAAGCACTAAATCTTTAGCAATGCCATAACCACCAATCAGTTCAACAACGATATCGATTTCAGGATTGTTAATCACAGCACGCGCATCGCTCACCACTTGAGCGCGATCTTTTACCAACTCTTTAGCGCGCTCTACATTGAGGTCGGCAACGGTGTTGATGCGAATGCCACGTCCGGCGCGACGGGTAATTTCATCCTGGTTGCGCTCGAGAACAGTAAATACACCACCACCTACAGTGCCAATACCTAATAGACCTACTTGAATCGGTTTCATGATGCCTTTGTTGCTGTTGAATTAGTCGAACTAGTTGCCTTGCGACTATGTTTTTGACGATAACGCTCTAGGAAACGTGCCAGACGGCCAATAGCCTCTTTCAGCACATCCTCATGAGGTAAGAACACTACGCGGAAGTGGTCTGACTTAATCCAATTAAAACCCGAGCCTTGTACCAGTAATACTTTTTCTTCTTTAAGAAAATCAGCTACAAATTGCTGGTCATCTTCAATTGGATACATCTCAGCATCGAGTTTTGGAAATAAATACAAGGCAGACTTTGGTTTTACGCAAGTCACACCTGGAATTTCAGTAATGAGCTTCCATGCGAGATCGCGCTGTTTCGCCAAGCGACCACCCTCAGCCACTAGGTCATTAATGCTTTGATATCCACCCAAAGCCGTCTGAATAGCGTACTGTCCTGGCACATTGGCACATAGGCGCATTGAAGACAACATATTGAGACCCTCGATGTAATCTCGGATCATCTCTTTATCTCCAGAAACCACCATCCAGCCAGCACGGTAGCCGCAAGAGCGATAGTTTTTGGATAAACCATTAAAGGTGATCGTGACTACATCCGTGGATAAAGATGCTAGTGAGACATGTTTCTCTTTGTCGTACAGCATCTTGTCGTAGATCTCGTCGGCAAACAGAATCAAATCATGTTCACGTGCGATTGAGCATAGCTCAGTCAATACTTCTTTTGAGTAGATTGCACCTGTTGGATTGTTGGGGTTAATCACCACAATTGCCTTAGTACGTGCGGTAATCTTTTTGCGCAAATCTGCTAAGTCAGGAGCCCACTCTTTGGACTCATCACACAAGTAATGCACTGGGGTGCCGCCAGATAGACTCACCGCAGCCGTCCATAAAGGGTAATCTGGGGCTGGCACCAATACCTCATCACCGTTGTTGAGCAATGCATTCATTGCGAGAACAATTAATTCAGAAACCCCATTACCGGTATAGATGTCATCCAAAGTAACGCCTTGAATGCCTTTTTCCTGGCAATATTGCATGATCGCTTTACGAGCCGCGAAAATTCCCTTGGAATCAGAGTACGCTGAGGCATTACCCAAATTACGGATCATGTCCAACTGAATCTCTTCTGGAGGATCAAAACCAAAAACACCCACATTGCCGATGTTCAGTTTGATGATTTTGTGGCCCTCTTCCTCCATGCGCTGCGCGAGTTCTAGCACGGGTCCACGAATGTCATAACAGACGTGATTGAGTTTTGCGGACTTTAGGATCGGTTTCACAATAAATTAAAGGATAAGTTCTTGAAATCTAGGAAAAAACAGCTAGCTATAATCAACACAATTATGACAGAGAGTCCATGTGAAGCTTCAATCTGACCCCCACTCCGGAGCCAATACGATCACTGGTTACGGCGATGGCTACATCGAGATCAATAAGATCCCCTACATTCATCCCGTTTTACTGAGTTCTGACGGTGAAATCTTGGAATGGGCCGTACAGTCCTTTGAAGAGCTCAGTTCAGCAGATTTTGCTCAAATGGCTTCCCTTAAGCCTGAATTAATCATTATTGGCACCGGCAAACGCCAACGCTTCCCAAGGCCTGAGCTTTTAAAAACGCTCATTGAGGCTAGGCTGGGCTTTGAGGTCATGGATTCTCAGGCCGCTTGTCGCACCTACAACATTCTTGTCGGCGAAGGCCGCCAAGTCCTTCTTGCCCTGATTGTGGAAGCCGTCTAATGCAGTTTGGCCAAATTCGGCAGTCAAGCACCCTCAACCCAGTAACTATTTTGATTCTGGTTTTGATCTATGCCTTACTGTGGTTTGGCACCTTAAATTACCGTCACCTCATTCCGTCGGATGAAGGACGTTATGCCGAGATTGCTCGTGAGATGCTTGTCACTGGAGATTGGGTTACTCCTCGCTATAACGGTTATAAGTATTTTGAAAAACCCCCTTTACAAATTTGGGCTACCGCTACGGCCTTTAATCTTTTTGGTATCGGTGATTGGCAGGCGCGCTTATGGACTGCGCTTACTGGATTTCTGACAATTGTATTTATTGGATTTACTGGCGCACGCGTCTACAGTGCACGAGCAGGCTGGTTAGCTGCAATCGCCTTAGCCTCAAGCCCAATGTGGGTGATTGGTGGACACATCAATTCACTTGATATGGGATTGTCAGCATTTTTAGTTACTGCGCTTTGCAGTCTTTTGTTAGCGCAAACCTCCCGGAACTCGAGCGACACCAGAAACTGGATGCTAGCGTGCTGGGCCTTCATGGCATTAGCAACCCTATCTAAAGGTGTTATTGGAATCGCCATCCCTGGCATGGTGTTTATTGTTTATTCGATTACCGCTTGGGACTGGAAGATCTGGAAGCGACTTCATATTATTAAAGGCACCATTTTATTTTTAGCGATTACCGCGCCTTGGTTTGTTCTGGTGGCCCAACGCAATCCAGAGTTTCTGGAGTTCTTTTTTATTCATGAACACCTGCAACGTTTTACACAAAAAGCCCATAGTAGGACGGGTCCGATTTATTACTTCATTCCACTCCTACTACTCGGCTTTCTGCCATGGATTGCGCAAGCTCCTGAAGCGCTTGTTCAGGCTTGGCGGGAGCGTAATCGAGAATTTTCCAGCGGCTGGTTGCTCACTTGCTGGTTTGCCGTGATCATGGGATTCTTTAGTGTCTCTCAATCAAAATTACCCGGCTACATCATCCCAGTCTTTCCAGCGCTGGCAATGCTTGTTGGCCATAGTCTAGATCGTAATCTGGGCCTTGGTAATGCACTGGGATTATCTTGGAGATTGCAAGCACTCTTCTTTGCAATCTTGGGTGGTATTGGATTTTTCTTTTTAGGCGAAGTTGACAAACAAGCAAGGCCAGATGAAATTGAGTCCTATGCGCAATACATTTACTGGATAGTTGCTGCGCTAATTACCTTAATTGTATTTAGCCTCCTCACAGTCATGCAAAGTAAGCGTAATGGTTTGGGCAGCATTACCAGTTTTGCTTGCGGATTTTTTCTCTGCGCGATCATCGCTGGAACGGGTCATGAAACTCTGGGTCGCGCTGTATCAGGCATTGATTTAGTTGAGAGAGTCAAATCAAGTATTCCAGAAAAAGTAAATTTTTATTCCATCAGAATTCTAGATCACACAGTACCGTTCTATCTTGGTAGAACCATGATCATGGTGGAGTCTCCAAATGAGCTTGAGTTTGGCGTGAAGCAAGAGCCTGAGTTGTGGATCTCTACCTTTGCTGCTTTTATTGAACGCTGGAAAGAAGATCAAACCGCTTATGCCTTGATGGTTCCAGAACAGTATATTGAACTGCAGAAGCTCAATATACCAATGCAAGAAGTAGGCAGAGATTCTCGGCGCGTTATTGTTAAACACCCGGATTCACAAAGCAACTCCACAAAATAAGTTTTTAATTCGCCATGTCAACTACTGAAAACACCCTTCCCTTCATTCCGTTTACGCGCCCTCACTTTAATCAAGAAACGATTGATGCGGTTGCCGAGGTTTTACGTTCTGGTTGGGTTACATCAGGTCCGAAGCTAGCTGAATTCGAGTCCACCTTAAGTGACTATTTCGGTGGTCGCCCTGTACGTTGCTTTGCCAACGGCACTGCCACTATGAAAATCGCTCTCCAGGTTGCTGGTATTGGGTCTGGAGATGAAGTCATCACTACTCCGATTTCTTGGGTAGCTACATCGAATGTGATTCTGAGTGTGGGTGCAACGCCTGTGTTTGTAGATATTGACCCCGTTACACGCAACATTGATTTAAACCAAATAGCTGCAGCCATTACACCAAAGACACGCGCCATCATGCCCGTCTATTTGGCTGGATTACCAGTCAACATGGATCAACTTTATGACTTGGCCAAGCAATACAAGCTGCGTGTAATTGAAGATGCGGCACAAGCGTTTGGGTCGCAGTGGAGAGGTCAAAAGATTGGTAGCATTGGTGATCTAGTGAGCTTTAGTTTTCAAGCAAATAAAAACTTATCCACTGTTGAGGGCGGCTGTCTTGTTCTGAACAATGCTGATGAAGCAAAACTTGCAGAGAAGTTTCGTCTTCAAGGTCTCACACGCCAAGGCATGGATGGCATGGATGTTGATGTAC from Polynucleobacter duraquae encodes:
- the glp gene encoding gephyrin-like molybdotransferase Glp, which produces MLTAQQALDHLLSHAKPVSETEILAMQSALGRVLAESVNSLVDVPPLDNTSMDGYAVRTADTHTPGQTLTIAQRIPAGSMGTQLEPGTAARIFTGAPVPPGADAVVMQEDCSTPEGASDQVQVNIAPTSGQWIRRRGEDLTAGKTALTAGTFLRPQELGVAASAGLTHLNVKRKVRVAAFFTGDELSLPGEPLKPGGIYNSNRDTLLACIKSLGCDATDFGIVPDSLEATKETLRKASKDHDLIITSGGVSVGEEDHIKPAVSAEGRLDLWQIAIKPGKPLAFGAVRKLDSSKSNAVDAETAAETWFIGLPGNPVSSFVTFLLFVRPFILKLQGRDAGLPQSYPMRADFDWLKADRRNEFLRVKINAQGGLDLFSNQSSGVLTSASWGDGLVDCPPGQAVKSGDMVKYIPFSALLS
- a CDS encoding glycosyltransferase family 39 protein; its protein translation is MQFGQIRQSSTLNPVTILILVLIYALLWFGTLNYRHLIPSDEGRYAEIAREMLVTGDWVTPRYNGYKYFEKPPLQIWATATAFNLFGIGDWQARLWTALTGFLTIVFIGFTGARVYSARAGWLAAIALASSPMWVIGGHINSLDMGLSAFLVTALCSLLLAQTSRNSSDTRNWMLACWAFMALATLSKGVIGIAIPGMVFIVYSITAWDWKIWKRLHIIKGTILFLAITAPWFVLVAQRNPEFLEFFFIHEHLQRFTQKAHSRTGPIYYFIPLLLLGFLPWIAQAPEALVQAWRERNREFSSGWLLTCWFAVIMGFFSVSQSKLPGYIIPVFPALAMLVGHSLDRNLGLGNALGLSWRLQALFFAILGGIGFFFLGEVDKQARPDEIESYAQYIYWIVAALITLIVFSLLTVMQSKRNGLGSITSFACGFFLCAIIAGTGHETLGRAVSGIDLVERVKSSIPEKVNFYSIRILDHTVPFYLGRTMIMVESPNELEFGVKQEPELWISTFAAFIERWKEDQTAYALMVPEQYIELQKLNIPMQEVGRDSRRVIVKHPDSQSNSTK
- a CDS encoding pyridoxal phosphate-dependent aminotransferase codes for the protein MKPILKSAKLNHVCYDIRGPVLELAQRMEEEGHKIIKLNIGNVGVFGFDPPEEIQLDMIRNLGNASAYSDSKGIFAARKAIMQYCQEKGIQGVTLDDIYTGNGVSELIVLAMNALLNNGDEVLVPAPDYPLWTAAVSLSGGTPVHYLCDESKEWAPDLADLRKKITARTKAIVVINPNNPTGAIYSKEVLTELCSIAREHDLILFADEIYDKMLYDKEKHVSLASLSTDVVTITFNGLSKNYRSCGYRAGWMVVSGDKEMIRDYIEGLNMLSSMRLCANVPGQYAIQTALGGYQSINDLVAEGGRLAKQRDLAWKLITEIPGVTCVKPKSALYLFPKLDAEMYPIEDDQQFVADFLKEEKVLLVQGSGFNWIKSDHFRVVFLPHEDVLKEAIGRLARFLERYRQKHSRKATSSTNSTATKAS
- a CDS encoding homoserine dehydrogenase, translating into MKPIQVGLLGIGTVGGGVFTVLERNQDEITRRAGRGIRINTVADLNVERAKELVKDRAQVVSDARAVINNPEIDIVVELIGGYGIAKDLVLEAIAAGKHVVTANKALIAVHGNEIFKAAHEKGVMVAFEAAVAGGIPIIKALREGLTANRIEWIAGIINGTTNFILSEMRDKGLDFATVLKEAQRLGYAEADPTFDIEGVDAAHKATIMSAIAFGIPMQFEKAHVEGITKLDAIDIKYAEQLGYRIKLLGIAKKTATGVELRVHPTLIPTKRLIANVEGAMNAVQVFGDAVGTTLYYGKGAGSEPTASAVIADLVDITRLLGASPESRVPYLAFQPDAVRDITVLPMGEITTSYYLRLRVADQAGVLADITKILAAHSISIDALLQKEADEGESQTDLVALTHETKEKHMLAAIQEIQNLKTVAGEVVKIRLENLS
- a CDS encoding alpha-ketoglutarate-dependent dioxygenase AlkB family protein produces the protein MQSPLFELSESSDPICLLERDGRAEYFSHFYKTHESDHFFESLLHSLNWQADQITMFGKLVTTARKVAWVGDPQCRYTYSGIEKIPQDWTAELLQIKHQLESETGYSYNSCLLNLYHNGDEGMGWHSDNEKELDSTTPIASISLGARRKFAFRHKQDKTTVSVFLDHGSLLIMHAPIQDHWHHSLLKTKTVMSPRINLTFRKILPRI
- a CDS encoding Mth938-like domain-containing protein; translated protein: MKLQSDPHSGANTITGYGDGYIEINKIPYIHPVLLSSDGEILEWAVQSFEELSSADFAQMASLKPELIIIGTGKRQRFPRPELLKTLIEARLGFEVMDSQAACRTYNILVGEGRQVLLALIVEAV
- the thrC gene encoding threonine synthase — encoded protein: MRYQSTRGNSPQQSFLEILLGGLAPDGGLYLPTEYPQVTKAQLDAWRGMPYADLAYEVLSLYCDDIPEVDLRTLLRKTYTEQVYCNGRPEDNAKDITPLHWLGEEQSTRIGLLSLSNGPTLAFKDMAMQLLGNLFEYALKKNGQKLNILGATSGDTGSAAEYAMRGKEGVKVFMLSPRGKMSSFQSAQMYSLQDPNIFNLAVSGVFDDCQDIVKAVSNDHSFKANHQIGTVNSINWGRVVAQVVYYFQGYLLATKSSDEKVSFTVPSGNFGNICAGHIARMMGLPIAHLIAATNENDVLDEFFRTGVYRARKSAETLHTSSPSMDISKASNFERFVFDFMGKDGKATAGMFKQVDEAGGFDISKDAVFKDLAQYGFQSGRSTHENRLETIRNVDAQYGVMIDTHTADGVKVAREHLQAGIPMIVLETALPIKFEETIEIALGRPAECPPAFKDIKSKPQRVENIDADVNQVKNFITAHTN
- the moaE gene encoding molybdopterin synthase catalytic subunit MoaE → MQNDFIRIQEADFDLTTEVKALRKDDPRVGAVVTFLGTVRDMNDGSQVQGMTLEHYPGMTEKSLEEIIMQARSRWDLYKTLVIHRVGPLLPEDQIVLVVVTSAHRGEAFAACEFIMDYLKTAAPFWKKEETPQGSKWVDARVTDDTAMARWK
- a CDS encoding NAD(P)/FAD-dependent oxidoreductase, with protein sequence MNGSKAIHRVAVIGAGISGLACARELQSLGISVDVFEKSRGPSGRMSTRRTQDWSADHGAQYFTARDPRFIEEVQSWLQAGTVAVWEPKLKVYEAKTWRDSHSQDIRYVGTPHMNSTGKYLAEGLSIQYETTISQLERREHQWHLQCSEANEITALYDFVVLAIPAPQASTLLKGLDSRATDIADAAQMKACWTMMAHLPNQLNRDFDAAFINQEIISWICQSGSKPMRQGSTWTIHGSPDWSQDHVELSKEDAQYQMVQCLTSLGFNCEDADISMHRWRYASGGLKNGIGYLLLPIIGLGLCGDWLNGGRVEGAWLSGFNLALALKQI
- the moaD gene encoding molybdopterin converting factor subunit 1, which gives rise to MKLELRFFASLREGLGLSGESIDAPPEVKTIADLRIYLVQRGNPWAEVLASGKVIRCALNQEMMSDSMPLVEGAEVAFFPPVTGG
- a CDS encoding oxygenase MpaB family protein, which produces MIDELIRRSIREMVGGGGPPVAFLEPPGDRGLFGPESVAWKVHADFISMMIGGISSLVLQALHPKALAGVWDHSSFRQDLKGRLGRTAFFIAATTYGSHEMADKAINRVNQIHQKVTGFDEFNQPYRADDPELLAWVHMTETRSFMCSYEPYRSETLIPKQKDQYFAEMKMLGERLGAIDLPDTYAGTEQAIRQYIPQLHYGERAKSIIGMLDQFPSSLSAKPFVNLISRAGFLNLPDWAYPIIQRPQPSRLERLAVQSSIRLMAIPVREALKDGVAAHSLRRVYGSTK